The sequence TGCTCAAGGCGCGCGGGGTGGACGTGATCCTTGTCTCGTCGGGGTCGATCGCGCTGGGGCGCGGGGTTCTGGCGCTGGGGCAGGGGGCGTTGTCGCTGGACGAGGCGCAGGCCGCCGCCGCCGTGGGCCAGATCCGCCTGGCCCGCGCCTATGAAGAAGCGTTCGCCCCCCATGGCATCACCACCGCGCAGATCCTGCTGACGCTGGACGATAGCGGCGACCGGCGGCGTTACCTGAATACGCGCGCCACCCTTGCGGCGCTTCTGGCGCGGGGCGTGGTGCCGATCGTCAACGAGAACGACACCATCGCCACCGACGAGATCCGCTATGGCGACAATGACCGTCTGGCGGCGAATGTCGCGGTGATGGCGGGGGCCGATACCTGCGTGCTGCTGTCCGATGTGGATGGGCTTTACACCGCCAATCCCAACGAGGATGCGACCGCGCGGCATCTGTCCGAGGTCCCGGCGATCACGCCCGAGATCGAGGCGATGGCCGGCGATGCGGGCTCGGGCCTGTCGAAAGGCGGGATGAAGACCAAGCTGATGGCGGCACGCACCGCCACCGGCGCGGGTTGCGCCATGGCGATCACCGAAGGCCGGGGGTTGCGCCCGCTTACGGCGCTGGAAGAGGGCGCGCGCGCGACATGGTTCACCGCGACGCTCGATCCGCAGGCGGCGCGCAAGCGCTGGATCTCGGCGATGAAGCCGCGCGGGATTTTGCGCCTGGATGCCGGGGCGGTGGCGGCGCTGGGGCGGGGCAAGTCGCTGTTGCCGGCGGGGGTCACCGACGTGTCGGGCGATTTCCAGCGCGGCGACCCGGTGCGGATGGAGGGGCCCGACGGCACGTCGCTTGGCCTCGGGCTCAGCCGTTACACCGCCAAGGAAGCGCGCGCCATCGCGGGGCACCGCTCGGACGAGATCGAGGCGATCCTGGGCTATCCGGCCCGCGCCGCGCTGGTCCATCGCGACGACATGGTGCTCTGAAGCCTTCCTGATCCCGCGAAAACCCAGTACCCTCACTGCCACCCCCGACATGAGGTTCGCCATGAAAGACCTGCCCGACAGCCAGGACATCGCCACCCTGATGGACGAGATCGGCCGCCGCGCGCGCGCCGCCAGCGCCGAACTCGCCTTTGCCGCGCCAGAGGCGAAGCGCCGCGCGCTGGAGGTGGCCGCCGCCGAGGTGCGGGTGCGCGAGGGCGAGATCATCGCGGCGAATGAAAAGGACATGGCCTTTGGCCGCGACAAGGGCCTGAGCGCCGCGATGATGGACCGCCTGATGCTGGATGCGGGCCGGATCGAGGGCATCGCCAGGGGGCTGGAGGCCGTGGCCGCGCAGGATGACCCGGTGGGCGCGGTGATGACCGAATGGGACATGCCCTCGGGGCTGCATATCCAGCGGGTGCGCACGCCGCTTGGCGTGATCGGCGTGATCTACGAGTCCCGCCCGAACGTGACGGCGGATGCCGGCGCGCTGTGCCTGAAATCGGGCAACGCGGTGATCCTGCGCGGCGGATCGGAAAGCTTTCATTCCTCGGCTGTGCTGGCCGAGTGTCTGAAGGCCGGTCTGCGCGCCGCCGAATTGCCCGAGGACGCGGTGCAGCTGATCCCGACCCGCGACCGCGCGGCGGTGCGCCATCTGCTGACCATGACCGCGTATGTGGACGTGATCGTGCCGCGTGGGGGCAAGGGGCTGGTGGGCCTGGTGCAGCGCGAGGCGCGGGTGCCGGTCTTTGCCCATCTCGAGGGCATCTGCCACGTCTATGTCGATGCGGGCGCCGATGCCGAAAAGGCGTTGAAGGTGGTGCTGAATGCCAAGACGCGGCGCACGGGCATCTGCGGCTCGGCGGAATGCCTGCTGATCCATCGCGACGTGCTGGACACGATCGGGCAAGGCGTGGTGCGCGCCCTGATCGACGCCGGGGTCGAGGTGCGCGGCGATGCCGAGCTTCAGGCGATCGAGGGCGTGGTTGCGGCGACGGAAGCGGATTACGGGCGCGAGTTCCTCGACATGATCATCGCTTCCAGGGTCGTGGACGATATCGACGCGGCCATTGCCCATATCCGGCAGTATGGCTCGAACCACACCGACAGCATCCTCACCGAGGATGACGCGGCCGCGCAGCGCTTCTTCCAGCGGCTCGATTCGGCGATCCTGATGCGCAACGCCTCGACGCAATTCGCCGATGGCGGTGAGTTCGGCATGGGGGCCGAGATCGGGATTGCCACCGGCAAGATGCATGCGCGCGGGCCGGTGGGCGCCGAGCAGTTGACCTCGTTCAAGTATCAGGTGACGGGCGACGGCACCGTCCGGCCCTGATCGCGTCGGGCGCGGCGGGCAAGGGGGGCTCTGCCCCCCGGCATGTTCGAAGGATAAGGATGCACGGGGCAAGGGGCCGCGACGTCGGCCCTTTTCTCTTGCCGAGGCGGGGTGTTAGATGCGCCGTCCGAGAAATCCTGTGAGGCCCAGAATGAGCGACGATCGCCGCAACGTCCGACCCGAAACCCTTGTGCGCCGGATGCCGCTGGCCGAGGGGGTCAGCCGCCCCGTGGTCACGCCGATCCAGCCCTCGGTCGTCTATGCCTCGCCCTCGATCGACACGCTGCACGCACAATACGAGGGGCGCGAGACGGGCTATACCTACGCGCGCGAGGGGCACCCGAACGCGACTGTGCTGGCGCGCAAGATCGACGCGATGGAGGGGGCCGAGGGCGGCCTCGTCACCGGGTCGGGCATGGCCGCGGTGACGGCGGCGCTGATGGGGATCATGGGCGCGGGCGATCACGTGATCGGCGGCAACCAGCTTTATGGACGGTCCTTGCGGCTGATGCATCAGGATCTGGCGCGGTTCGGCATCGCCACCTCGGTGGCCGACCCCACAGATGCGGAGGCCGTGCGCGCCGCGATCCGCCCCGAGACCAGGATGATCCTTCTCGAGGTCGTGTCGAACCCGACCTTGCGCGTGGCCGATATGGAGGGCATCGCCGCCGTCGCGCGCGAGGCGGGCGTGCTGCTGGCCGTGGACAACACCTTCACCACGCCGCGCGCCTGGCGGCCCTTCGAGCATGGCGCCGATATCGTCATCCACTCGGTGACCAAGCTGCTGGCCGGCCATTCCGACGTGACGCTGGGCTATGTCGTGGCCAAGGACGCGGGCCTGCAAAGGGCGATCTACGATTTCGCGGTGACCACGGGGCTGACGCCGTCGCCTTACGAATGCTGGCTGGCCGAGCGGGGGCTTTACACCTTTCCGCTGCGCTATGACCGGGCCGAGGCCAATGCCGCCGCGCTGGCCGATGTGCTGGCCGGGCATCCCAAGGTCAAGCGCGTGCTTTATCCGGGGCGCGACGATCACCCCGATCGCGCACGGGCCAAGGCGCTCTTGGGCGCGCGGACCGGCAACATGGTCAGTTTCGAGATCGACGGCAACGAGGCCGCGGCCAACCGCATGGTCGCGGCCGCGCCGCAACTGCCCTTTGCGCCGACGCTGGGGGATGTGGGCACGACGCTCAGCCACCCGGCAAGCTCCAGTCACCGCGCCCTGACCCCCGATGCGCGGGCGGACTTGGGGCATGAGTCGACGGGTTCTTTCCGCGTCTCGGTCGGGATCGAAGAGATCGATCTGCTGATCTCGGATTTCGAGCAAGGGCTGGCCGCCGTCTAAGCGCGGTTCAGTTCGGGCAGCGGGTCCATTCGACGACCGATCCATCGCTTATGATGGCGATCCCTGCGCGGGTCGCCATCAGCATGACGCGGCCGCCGTCATAGGCCACGCCCTCGCCGTTGCATTGCGTGTCGAAAAGCATCGCGTCCATGCCGCGCACCTCGACCGGGTCGGTGAGGGTGCAAGCGTTCTCCAATCCGATCAACTGGCCGTCCCGAATGCCGAGGCGCCCGCCGATCAGGCCCCATTGGCCCTCGCAGCTGAACCGCGCGGCAGTCCGGGGCCGGGGGCAGATAAGCCCCTTCGAGGCGCGGCAGGAAATCCTCCTGCGCGGCCAGCGGCGTGGCGACCAGAAGCACCGCCAGGGTCAATCGGAACATCGCGGCCAAAATTGCATCCTTCCATCCTGTATGAACCACAGCCCGTCCTCGGTGGGCATCAGCATCACGCGCCCGGCATCATAGGGCGTGCCCGTCTCGCCCGTGCAGCTGACATCGTAAAGGATCGCGTCCATGCCGCGCACCGGGGTTGCGGTGTGGAAGCGGCAGGTGAAATTCGCGCCGTAATAGGTCTCGCCCTCGAATCCGACGGGCCGCCCGCCCTCGGGGGCGGCGGGCGGGCAAGGGTTCCCGGCGGGCAGGCCGATGCCGCCCGCATAGCGCCCTGCGATCCGATCGGTGAAATCCTGTTGGGCGGTGACGGGCAGGGTGCCGAGCAAGAGGATCAGCGCAGCGCGGATCACAGCGAATGCAACGGGGTCGAGCCATCCAGCACGATCACGTCGAAATTCAGGTCCGGCGATTGCGCCTCGACCTCGCGCCGGATCAGATTGGCCGAGGGCAGTTTCTCGACCAGGGCCAGATAGCGCCCCCGATAGGCGCGCTGGCTGAGATAGCGCGCCAGGTCGATGGCATCGAAGACCGGCGTCAGCAGGGGCGACAGCACCAGGGCCGGGGCGTCACGCCCGGCGAAGTTCATCGAATCGAGCTCGTCGTAATCGGCGCGGGCGATGTAGGAATGCGGCTCGAGCACGTTGCGCGGCAACAGATCCAGCACCGAGGCAGGCAGCGCAACGGCCAGCACGCGGCTGCCGTGCAGCGCGGGGCCGTCCGACTGGAACCCTTGTAGATCCCCGCTGCGTTTGTTGCCGGTGTCTCTCATACGCGCCTCGGCCACTGCAACATCGGTCCGGCTTGTCGGCCCCTCCATTCGGCGGACATCCGCGACACAGTTGGAACCTATCAATCTTTGCCCCCGAGACAAAGGTTTCTTAGCATATGAAAGGGATTTTCAGGCCGCAGTTCCCAGGCCACTCGCCCCTGCCGCGACTGGCGGGCGGGCCCGTGCCACCCCGCGGCGAGCCGCGGACGTCCAATGGGCGGGCGGCGGCGGCGACCCCATTGCCAGCGCGCGCGGTTTGGCCCTAGTCACAAGCGACCCCGGCCGATTCCCTTGCCGCAAGTGACCGCGATGCCCCGTGACACCCCTTTCGGACCCCTGGAACAGTTTCTGGGCGCCGTGCCCGACCCGATGATCCAGCTGGATTCGACCGGCACGATTTCAGTGGCCAACGCCCCCGCGCGCCGTATGTTCGGGGACTGGATCGTCGGGCGCGCCTATACCACCGTGTTGCGTCAACCGGGGCTTTTGGGCCGGATCGAGGCGCTGCAGGCCGGCGGCGCGGCCAGCGAAGCGCGTTTCGAAATGCCCGACACGGCCGGTGTCACGCAGTTCCGCGTCAAACTGACCCCGCTGAGCGCAGCACCGGGGGGGCGGTCATGTGCCGCTGCTGCTGCATTTCTCGGACATCACCCATCTGCGCGAAGCCGAGGAGATGCGCCGCGATTTCGTCGCCAATGTCAGCCACGAGTTGCGCACACCGCTGACGGCGGTTCTGGGCTTTATCGAAACGCTGCGCGGGCCGGCCCGGACCGACCCCGAGGCGCAGGACCGCTTTCTGGGGATCATGGAGGCCGAGGCGCGGCGAATGAACCGTCTGGTCTCGGACCTGCTGTCGCCAGCCGGGTCGAAAGCCAGGAACGCATCCGGCCCGCCGACGAGGTGGATCTGTCGGCCGTGCTGGAGGCGGTGGCCGCCGCCCTGAGACCCACCGCCGAGGATAACGGCAACGCCATCGAGATCGACCGGCACCTGCCCGACGGGCGGCGCGCCGTGATCCAGGGCGATCGCGACCAGCTGATGCAGGTGTTCCTGAACCTTGCGGAAAACGCGCTCAAATACGGCGGCCCCGGTCGCCCTGTCACGCTGCGACTGGTGGCCGAGGAGGGCAGCGGCAGCATGAAGGGCCCCGTCCTGCGGGTGGATGTCATCGACCGCGGCGAGGGGATCGAGGCGCGTCACATCCCGCGCCTGACCGAGCGGTTCTATCGAATCGACACCCATAGATCGCGCGAAATGGGCGGCACCGGCCTGGGACTGGCGATCGTGAAGCATATCGTGAACCGCCATCGCGGCCGTCTGCGCGTCAGCAGCGTGACCGGCCAGGGCAGCACCTTCAGCGCGGTTTTTCCCGCCGTCTGAAGGGGCTCGGGGCCG comes from Roseibacterium elongatum DSM 19469 and encodes:
- a CDS encoding trans-sulfuration enzyme family protein — translated: MSDDRRNVRPETLVRRMPLAEGVSRPVVTPIQPSVVYASPSIDTLHAQYEGRETGYTYAREGHPNATVLARKIDAMEGAEGGLVTGSGMAAVTAALMGIMGAGDHVIGGNQLYGRSLRLMHQDLARFGIATSVADPTDAEAVRAAIRPETRMILLEVVSNPTLRVADMEGIAAVAREAGVLLAVDNTFTTPRAWRPFEHGADIVIHSVTKLLAGHSDVTLGYVVAKDAGLQRAIYDFAVTTGLTPSPYECWLAERGLYTFPLRYDRAEANAAALADVLAGHPKVKRVLYPGRDDHPDRARAKALLGARTGNMVSFEIDGNEAAANRMVAAAPQLPFAPTLGDVGTTLSHPASSSHRALTPDARADLGHESTGSFRVSVGIEEIDLLISDFEQGLAAV
- a CDS encoding sensor histidine kinase encodes the protein MPLLLHFSDITHLREAEEMRRDFVANVSHELRTPLTAVLGFIETLRGPARTDPEAQDRFLGIMEAEARRMNRLVSDLLSPAGSKARNASGPPTRWICRPCWRRWPPP
- the proB gene encoding glutamate 5-kinase — protein: MAALSAEARSVGLAEAKRLVVKIGSALLVDRETGALKADWLRALALDVAMLKARGVDVILVSSGSIALGRGVLALGQGALSLDEAQAAAAVGQIRLARAYEEAFAPHGITTAQILLTLDDSGDRRRYLNTRATLAALLARGVVPIVNENDTIATDEIRYGDNDRLAANVAVMAGADTCVLLSDVDGLYTANPNEDATARHLSEVPAITPEIEAMAGDAGSGLSKGGMKTKLMAARTATGAGCAMAITEGRGLRPLTALEEGARATWFTATLDPQAARKRWISAMKPRGILRLDAGAVAALGRGKSLLPAGVTDVSGDFQRGDPVRMEGPDGTSLGLGLSRYTAKEARAIAGHRSDEIEAILGYPARAALVHRDDMVL
- a CDS encoding glutamate-5-semialdehyde dehydrogenase translates to MKDLPDSQDIATLMDEIGRRARAASAELAFAAPEAKRRALEVAAAEVRVREGEIIAANEKDMAFGRDKGLSAAMMDRLMLDAGRIEGIARGLEAVAAQDDPVGAVMTEWDMPSGLHIQRVRTPLGVIGVIYESRPNVTADAGALCLKSGNAVILRGGSESFHSSAVLAECLKAGLRAAELPEDAVQLIPTRDRAAVRHLLTMTAYVDVIVPRGGKGLVGLVQREARVPVFAHLEGICHVYVDAGADAEKALKVVLNAKTRRTGICGSAECLLIHRDVLDTIGQGVVRALIDAGVEVRGDAELQAIEGVVAATEADYGREFLDMIIASRVVDDIDAAIAHIRQYGSNHTDSILTEDDAAAQRFFQRLDSAILMRNASTQFADGGEFGMGAEIGIATGKMHARGPVGAEQLTSFKYQVTGDGTVRP
- a CDS encoding ATP-binding protein, coding for MDLSAVLEAVAAALRPTAEDNGNAIEIDRHLPDGRRAVIQGDRDQLMQVFLNLAENALKYGGPGRPVTLRLVAEEGSGSMKGPVLRVDVIDRGEGIEARHIPRLTERFYRIDTHRSREMGGTGLGLAIVKHIVNRHRGRLRVSSVTGQGSTFSAVFPAV